A window of the Butyricimonas faecalis genome harbors these coding sequences:
- a CDS encoding DUF4925 domain-containing protein, translating into MKRFFVLMAILGIAFCFACGDDNGDGSLNLNGSYSGDALKLTYSDVVFPGKTVVFSSQDGQGASLTLNGVIPGELETVISEVELLQDNAGYQLTGKDENIHRAINLTGKIEKGLLVLGVNVKFDNVLIGKWLLNEKKPGSVIWTTVDGESVTLAEITTANGVRIMSLTTKTVATLLPMLMKELTNYLKDISFLADGNLLATYNASESETAADWKSLDLNSIHYYVEDETNCCIYPNVETLASQIPALDTMKIEKSMLQQFLVNGVPLNFDLKEDVDPRTLYMYVDEEYIKQLIPLIKMAGSVVPEDAKIEIPATSGSPLYISLKELLTNLPVALEKTETLEIGLNFIETKDPSKSE; encoded by the coding sequence ATGAAAAGATTTTTTGTTTTAATGGCAATTTTGGGAATTGCATTCTGTTTTGCTTGTGGCGATGATAACGGGGATGGTTCTTTAAATTTGAATGGAAGCTATTCAGGAGATGCGTTAAAATTGACGTATAGTGATGTCGTGTTTCCTGGAAAAACCGTGGTATTTTCTTCACAAGATGGTCAGGGTGCTTCCTTGACATTGAATGGGGTTATTCCCGGGGAGTTGGAAACAGTTATTTCAGAAGTAGAATTGCTACAGGATAATGCAGGTTATCAGTTAACGGGAAAAGATGAAAACATTCACCGGGCTATAAATTTGACAGGGAAAATAGAAAAAGGTTTGTTGGTGTTGGGTGTGAACGTGAAATTTGATAATGTTTTGATCGGGAAATGGTTGTTGAACGAGAAAAAGCCGGGGAGTGTGATTTGGACTACGGTTGATGGAGAATCTGTTACATTGGCAGAAATAACGACTGCAAATGGTGTACGAATAATGTCTTTAACAACCAAAACAGTTGCTACCCTTCTCCCGATGCTGATGAAGGAATTAACCAATTATTTAAAGGATATATCTTTTCTAGCGGATGGAAATCTATTGGCTACCTATAATGCTTCTGAATCGGAAACTGCAGCTGATTGGAAATCCTTAGATCTGAATTCTATTCATTATTATGTGGAGGATGAAACAAATTGCTGCATTTATCCGAATGTAGAAACGTTAGCTAGTCAGATTCCGGCACTGGATACAATGAAAATAGAAAAATCAATGCTTCAGCAATTTCTGGTAAATGGTGTTCCTCTTAATTTTGATTTAAAAGAAGACGTTGATCCTAGAACATTGTATATGTATGTGGATGAAGAGTATATTAAACAATTGATCCCGTTAATCAAAATGGCAGGAAGTGTTGTTCCGGAGGATGCAAAGATTGAAATACCGGCGACTAGTGGTTCTCCCCTGTACATTTCTTTAAAAGAATTACTGACAAATCTACCTGTAGCGTTAGAGAAAACGGAAACGTTGGAGATTGGATTGAATTTTATTGAAACGAAAGATCCATCGAAAAGTGAGTAG
- a CDS encoding RNA polymerase sigma factor, with amino-acid sequence MVYSESEIIHELEAGNESCLNMLFDNYYRALCVYAFRFVSDGDDVEDIVQEVFVSFWMNKKRTVFSGSIRSYLFGAVAKAAAKFATRRAKIMFDDVEKYVDQFLEELGDYDENEFTRLRDSVYARVEALPEKTKNIFKAVVLDNMTYQQVGERFGITVNTVKTMYYRALKQLKEELGGNAVVLFFIL; translated from the coding sequence ATGGTATATAGCGAATCGGAGATTATACACGAACTGGAGGCAGGAAATGAAAGCTGTCTGAATATGCTTTTTGATAATTATTATCGGGCATTGTGCGTGTATGCGTTTCGGTTTGTTTCAGATGGAGATGATGTGGAGGATATAGTGCAAGAGGTGTTTGTCTCTTTCTGGATGAATAAAAAAAGAACTGTTTTTTCCGGTTCCATTCGTTCTTATCTTTTCGGGGCAGTAGCCAAGGCTGCAGCTAAATTTGCTACACGTCGAGCAAAGATCATGTTTGACGACGTGGAAAAATATGTCGATCAATTTTTAGAAGAGTTGGGGGATTATGATGAGAACGAGTTCACTCGATTACGTGATAGCGTATATGCCCGGGTGGAAGCTTTGCCCGAAAAGACAAAAAATATATTTAAAGCTGTAGTGTTGGATAACATGACTTATCAGCAAGTGGGGGAACGGTTCGGAATAACCGTGAATACCGTAAAAACAATGTATTACAGGGCGTTGAAACAGTTGAAAGAAGAGTTGGGAGGGAATGCCGTGGTATTGTTTTTTATTCTTTAA
- a CDS encoding FecR domain-containing protein: MNDKIWQWIGDYCSGLLDKSEEQELRVWMDEAEENKQLFMEGVKMVREYQTVLRSGRNASNSLKRVREKIRARGRRLLWTRIAAAASVIILFALSFVFFYASESEKTSPTLAKVHAGGTKATLIVADGIQVDLTQDNLQEVIGQYGATVLEDKKNELRYDNVEVNGEIEEKPIYHTISTPVGGEYHFTLADGTMVWLNSSSQLIFPTRFTGNTREVLVEGEVYFDVQHDESKPFIVRVNDVSVQVLGTKFCISAYPENEGVMTTLVQGAVQVMSGDNQVVLKPGYQAVVDPHAGTISQRAVELSLYTSWVRGIFEYENMELKDIVVQLARWYDVQFTFSAPEYKERRFTGVIRKYEDLNDVLDMIEKTTNVKFIVHGRNVTITSVMK, encoded by the coding sequence ATGAACGATAAAATTTGGCAATGGATTGGTGATTATTGCTCCGGACTTTTGGATAAGAGCGAGGAACAGGAATTGCGTGTGTGGATGGACGAAGCAGAAGAAAACAAACAACTTTTTATGGAAGGGGTAAAAATGGTACGGGAGTATCAAACAGTTCTCCGTTCGGGGCGGAATGCCTCCAATTCATTGAAACGTGTACGGGAAAAGATTAGGGCCCGCGGGAGGAGACTATTATGGACGCGGATAGCAGCAGCGGCTTCCGTGATAATCTTGTTCGCTTTATCATTTGTATTCTTTTATGCCTCCGAATCAGAAAAAACGTCTCCCACGTTGGCAAAGGTACACGCTGGAGGAACAAAAGCGACACTGATAGTGGCCGATGGTATACAAGTCGATTTGACACAAGATAATTTGCAAGAAGTGATTGGGCAGTATGGGGCTACTGTTTTAGAAGATAAAAAGAACGAGTTGCGATATGATAATGTGGAGGTAAACGGAGAGATCGAAGAAAAGCCTATATATCATACGATCTCAACTCCGGTTGGAGGAGAATACCATTTCACGTTAGCAGACGGTACGATGGTATGGTTGAATTCATCTTCCCAACTGATCTTCCCAACTCGCTTTACAGGAAATACACGGGAGGTACTCGTCGAGGGAGAAGTGTATTTTGACGTGCAACATGACGAAAGTAAACCTTTTATCGTTCGGGTAAATGATGTCAGTGTGCAAGTGTTGGGAACGAAGTTTTGTATTTCGGCTTATCCCGAAAATGAAGGGGTTATGACTACTTTGGTACAGGGAGCAGTGCAAGTAATGTCCGGGGATAATCAAGTCGTATTAAAGCCCGGTTACCAAGCCGTGGTTGATCCGCATGCGGGAACTATCAGCCAAAGAGCCGTGGAACTTTCTCTGTACACTTCGTGGGTACGAGGAATATTTGAATACGAGAACATGGAATTGAAGGATATTGTAGTACAACTCGCCCGATGGTACGATGTACAATTCACGTTCTCGGCACCGGAATATAAAGAGCGTCGTTTCACTGGGGTGATACGAAAATATGAAGATTTGAATGATGTGCTAGATATGATAGAAAAAACAACGAACGTAAAATTTATTGTCCATGGAAGAAATGTTACCATAACTTCAGTGATGAAATAG
- a CDS encoding SusC/RagA family TonB-linked outer membrane protein: protein MRLTLLLTMFFSFTAIASVSSQSVTLKLENASLRETIKELKNQTGVYFVFNEEEIASLNVKLNMVLTNEPFEKALDRIFKGLPFNYEYVKGVVIIKPVPQKDDEMKLKMVKGKVIDTDGYPLPGVTIQVKGSTSGTSTDKDGRYKLLLPGGRNLTLMFSFIGMEPQEVKYTGQDSINVTMKETAAMLEEVVVNTGYTSQSVRKITSAVTSVRAEDVVLPGLQSIDQMLEGRIPGMIFMQNTGQIGAAPRLRIRGTSTVLGSQEPLWVVDGIVQTDPVNVDPSQLNDLDFVNLLGNAISGLNPEDIEQIDVLKDASATAIYGARAANGVIVITTKKGKAGPPRFNYSVSGSITRRPHYSDKSVNMMNSTERIAYSRELIQKRIEYPTIETWVGYEDAMRKYWNGEYSYDQMSEVVGYYEALNTDWFDILTQNAFTHKHTLSVSGGANQFGYYASLGYSDINGTAKGESNKMYTANVKLTSNYNRFSMQFGLNANIQEKEYTPDDVGLVNYAYNTSRAVPAYDENGELLYYNRPYAAPSRINGDENQLAAFNILNEIANSSQDINSSGVSLNATVNYNLFDFLKLSTTLSYTLNHTEMDVYHGEKSYYVACLRHDGGTSSLLPVGGELKESNTRNNSYMARAQLDFNHYMDSNRKHLLFASAGWEVSSTKYTGISQTYRGYVPERGLKMTTIDLEKYPYYAQWTQTAEALGQRTHQLTNLMSVYFSGSYSYNDVYMFNVNGRMDYSNAFGSRSNEKILPIWSISGRWNVAQDILKNVYWVNDLSLRASFGYQGNMLEGEGPDMVIQRGSMDPYFGEYKSTVYKFANPFLKWEKTASTNLTIDFSLFNSKVNGSVSYYYKKTRDAFLEKTVSEINGVTEYMVNQGTLKNKGVEVSLNFVPIDQISAGNPNGFRWKLDPQIGQVINQLIDKAIDNKDATVQDEIVYQDYLDGSINIAGRPLNSFYSYKFAGLDPKDGRPTFYGISDEELNSYITMDKEEMFKSVMAYSGCRVPDIQGSILNTFTYHRFTLSVNMAYSFGSKIRLLQLYPNISLGNGTLAPQPLENVRREFLDRWQRPGDEKYTNIPGILPNSEFINTVGGGMQGENGVWPAELRNKSFAENIWQMYDNSDVRVVSGNYVKMQSFSLRYSFSDRFCQKMHLKSAYIGFSGTNLFTICSKDLKGQDPTTQTGSAGTINMSIRPTYSFNLNIAF from the coding sequence ATGAGATTGACTTTGCTTTTAACGATGTTTTTCTCTTTCACGGCAATAGCCAGTGTGTCGTCACAGTCAGTGACGTTGAAATTAGAGAATGCAAGTCTCAGAGAGACTATTAAAGAGTTGAAAAATCAAACAGGGGTTTATTTCGTGTTTAACGAGGAAGAAATTGCGAGTTTGAACGTGAAACTCAACATGGTCCTGACAAATGAACCTTTCGAAAAGGCGTTGGATCGCATTTTTAAGGGATTGCCCTTCAATTATGAATATGTGAAAGGAGTGGTGATTATAAAGCCTGTACCTCAGAAAGATGATGAGATGAAGTTGAAAATGGTTAAGGGAAAGGTTATTGACACCGATGGGTATCCTCTTCCAGGTGTGACCATTCAGGTGAAGGGAAGTACAAGTGGAACCTCTACAGACAAAGATGGAAGATACAAGTTGCTTTTGCCGGGAGGACGGAATTTGACACTGATGTTTTCTTTTATTGGAATGGAACCTCAAGAGGTGAAGTATACGGGGCAGGACTCTATTAACGTGACAATGAAAGAAACTGCAGCTATGTTAGAAGAAGTTGTAGTGAATACGGGATATACTAGCCAAAGTGTGCGGAAAATTACTAGTGCGGTGACATCGGTGAGAGCGGAGGATGTGGTATTACCTGGTTTACAGTCAATAGACCAAATGTTGGAAGGGCGTATCCCGGGAATGATATTTATGCAAAATACGGGGCAGATAGGGGCGGCTCCACGTTTGAGAATTCGTGGTACGTCAACAGTATTAGGATCTCAAGAACCGTTGTGGGTAGTAGATGGAATCGTTCAGACGGATCCGGTAAACGTGGATCCTAGTCAACTCAATGATTTGGATTTTGTGAATTTGTTAGGTAATGCTATATCCGGATTGAATCCCGAGGATATTGAACAGATAGATGTGTTAAAGGATGCTTCGGCTACGGCCATCTACGGGGCTCGAGCTGCTAACGGTGTAATTGTGATTACAACGAAGAAAGGAAAAGCGGGACCTCCTCGCTTCAATTATTCCGTGTCTGGTAGCATTACTCGTCGTCCACATTACTCGGATAAAAGCGTGAATATGATGAATTCAACGGAACGTATTGCTTATTCTCGGGAATTGATTCAAAAACGTATAGAGTATCCCACGATTGAAACCTGGGTGGGGTATGAAGATGCTATGAGAAAATACTGGAATGGAGAGTATTCCTATGATCAGATGTCTGAGGTCGTTGGATATTACGAGGCTTTAAATACGGATTGGTTCGATATTCTTACCCAGAATGCTTTCACGCATAAACATACATTGAGCGTTTCCGGTGGAGCTAACCAATTCGGTTATTACGCTTCCTTGGGGTATAGTGACATTAATGGAACCGCAAAAGGAGAGTCTAATAAAATGTATACTGCAAACGTTAAATTGACCTCAAATTATAATCGTTTTTCCATGCAGTTTGGGCTTAATGCTAATATTCAAGAAAAGGAATATACCCCCGATGATGTAGGTCTGGTAAATTATGCTTATAACACAAGCCGTGCCGTGCCGGCTTATGACGAAAATGGCGAATTGCTGTACTATAACCGGCCGTATGCAGCTCCGTCAAGAATAAATGGAGATGAGAACCAGCTAGCTGCTTTTAATATTTTGAATGAGATTGCCAATTCATCACAGGATATTAATTCCAGTGGAGTCTCGCTGAATGCTACGGTTAATTATAATTTGTTTGATTTTTTAAAATTAAGCACGACACTTTCCTATACGTTAAATCACACGGAAATGGACGTTTATCATGGAGAAAAGTCGTATTATGTCGCTTGTTTGAGACATGATGGCGGAACTTCTTCTCTATTGCCAGTTGGTGGTGAGTTGAAAGAAAGTAATACCCGAAATAACAGTTACATGGCCCGAGCCCAGTTAGATTTTAATCATTACATGGATTCAAATCGAAAACATCTGCTATTTGCTTCGGCCGGATGGGAAGTTTCTTCAACAAAATACACTGGAATAAGTCAGACATATCGGGGATATGTTCCGGAACGTGGCTTGAAAATGACAACCATTGATCTGGAAAAATATCCGTATTATGCCCAATGGACACAAACGGCAGAAGCCTTGGGGCAGCGTACGCATCAGTTGACAAATTTGATGTCGGTTTATTTCTCGGGATCTTATTCTTACAATGACGTGTATATGTTTAATGTTAATGGACGTATGGATTATTCCAATGCGTTTGGGAGTCGGAGTAATGAAAAGATTTTACCCATATGGTCTATTTCAGGACGTTGGAATGTTGCGCAGGATATTCTGAAGAACGTGTATTGGGTGAATGATCTTTCTTTAAGAGCTTCTTTTGGTTATCAGGGAAATATGCTGGAAGGAGAGGGACCTGATATGGTAATTCAACGAGGATCAATGGATCCTTATTTTGGGGAATACAAGTCGACTGTCTATAAATTTGCAAATCCTTTTTTGAAATGGGAGAAAACGGCGTCAACAAACTTGACGATTGATTTCTCATTATTTAATAGCAAAGTGAATGGTTCTGTTTCTTATTATTACAAGAAGACAAGAGATGCGTTCTTGGAGAAAACGGTTTCAGAAATTAATGGTGTAACAGAATATATGGTAAATCAAGGAACACTGAAAAATAAAGGAGTAGAAGTTTCTTTGAATTTTGTCCCGATAGATCAGATTTCAGCCGGGAATCCGAATGGTTTTCGATGGAAGTTGGATCCACAAATAGGTCAGGTGATAAATCAGTTGATTGATAAGGCTATAGACAACAAAGATGCGACAGTACAAGATGAAATCGTTTACCAGGATTATCTGGACGGAAGCATAAATATTGCAGGACGGCCTTTAAATAGTTTTTATTCTTACAAGTTTGCTGGTTTGGATCCCAAGGATGGGCGACCGACTTTTTATGGCATTTCTGATGAAGAGTTAAATAGTTATATCACGATGGATAAAGAAGAAATGTTCAAATCCGTGATGGCTTATTCTGGTTGTCGGGTCCCGGACATTCAGGGAAGCATTCTCAACACGTTCACGTACCATCGGTTTACCCTGTCGGTTAATATGGCATATAGTTTTGGCTCAAAGATTCGTTTATTGCAGTTATATCCGAATATTTCGTTAGGTAACGGAACATTGGCTCCACAACCGTTGGAAAATGTACGTCGCGAATTTTTAGATCGTTGGCAACGTCCTGGCGATGAAAAATATACGAATATACCGGGAATACTTCCCAATTCAGAGTTTATAAATACGGTTGGCGGTGGTATGCAGGGAGAGAATGGAGTTTGGCCGGCGGAATTGAGAAACAAGAGTTTTGCCGAAAACATTTGGCAGATGTATGATAATTCGGATGTCCGGGTTGTAAGTGGGAACTATGTGAAAATGCAGTCTTTCTCTTTACGTTATAGCTTTTCGGATAGATTCTGTCAGAAAATGCATTTGAAATCAGCTTATATTGGGTTTTCTGGGACAAATTTGTTTACCATCTGCAGTAAAGATTTGAAGGGACAGGATCCGACAACGCAAACGGGGAGCGCGGGAACTATTAATATGTCAATACGTCCGACGTATTCATTCAATTTGAATATAGCATTTTAA
- a CDS encoding RagB/SusD family nutrient uptake outer membrane protein encodes MNRYICLIFVFFLGVSCRDFLEEQSQDLAYVTSINDLDELLVGSCYPDLGTGTEENAYSIALQNNDYGYYLHAMDDDTDAYAARYDNNSTFWRVAGFHWWQQDPFYTRDQEIKDLAWKTYYKHIAVLNALLVNVEEFQEESSYERVKGEAHFLRAYYYFMLVNMYAKPYSKATASVDLGVPLKTTEYVEGVKFGRASVEEVYALVVNDLKEAIVNLTGVEQKSVRRASVFAANTLLSRVYLYMGEWELAEKQCDEVLTKGAFKLEDYNGLTHAWCGLKSTFDQLLRMGYTEEMALKYLQMAAIPVDLTQTAAGVIRTTSSETIFAQGLNRLYTYVMVPNTSLGGAPGGGPRGMAMSYKVSDELRNSYEEGDQRAKLYLPGDQLAMFWISSKYGDFYEQVGMNNDITSDIGTIRLAEVYLNKAEALAMQDRDEEAAAVLKELRDKRFITGTNHEITETGKELIDKIRWERRWELCFEGHRWFDLRRYAVSPKYADSKEIRHACYENGGNNTAVLAGYYVLGTYDVDAEAYVLPIPKYAMEYNDGVMVDNVRKPRNLSE; translated from the coding sequence ATGAATAGATATATATGTTTGATATTTGTATTTTTTCTGGGAGTGTCTTGTCGTGATTTTTTGGAAGAGCAATCTCAGGATTTGGCTTACGTGACTTCTATTAACGATTTGGATGAATTGTTGGTAGGAAGCTGTTATCCGGATTTGGGAACGGGAACTGAAGAGAATGCTTATAGCATCGCGTTGCAAAATAACGATTATGGTTATTATTTGCATGCAATGGATGATGATACGGATGCTTATGCAGCCAGATATGACAATAATTCAACATTTTGGCGGGTAGCTGGGTTTCATTGGTGGCAACAAGATCCTTTTTATACCCGAGATCAGGAAATAAAAGATCTTGCATGGAAGACTTATTACAAGCACATAGCGGTGTTGAATGCCTTATTGGTAAATGTTGAGGAATTTCAAGAGGAAAGTAGTTATGAGCGAGTGAAGGGAGAAGCACACTTCTTGCGAGCTTATTATTACTTTATGTTGGTAAATATGTATGCTAAGCCTTATTCTAAAGCAACAGCTTCCGTGGATTTGGGAGTTCCCTTGAAAACAACGGAATATGTTGAAGGCGTTAAATTCGGACGAGCCTCCGTGGAGGAAGTATACGCGTTGGTTGTGAATGATTTGAAAGAGGCGATTGTTAATTTGACCGGCGTGGAGCAAAAATCTGTAAGACGGGCTTCTGTTTTTGCTGCTAATACTTTGTTAAGCCGGGTTTATCTATATATGGGAGAATGGGAATTAGCAGAAAAACAATGTGACGAAGTGTTGACGAAAGGAGCTTTTAAGTTGGAAGATTATAACGGATTGACCCATGCTTGGTGTGGCTTGAAATCAACGTTCGATCAGTTATTGCGAATGGGATACACGGAAGAAATGGCATTAAAATATTTGCAAATGGCTGCAATCCCGGTGGATCTAACCCAAACGGCAGCAGGAGTCATTAGAACAACTTCTTCGGAAACAATATTTGCACAAGGGCTTAATAGATTGTACACTTATGTTATGGTTCCGAACACGTCGCTCGGTGGCGCTCCGGGTGGCGGTCCGAGAGGAATGGCGATGTCATACAAAGTATCCGATGAGTTGCGAAATTCTTATGAAGAGGGAGATCAGAGAGCAAAACTATATCTGCCAGGAGATCAGCTTGCCATGTTCTGGATCTCTTCAAAGTATGGTGATTTTTATGAACAAGTGGGAATGAATAATGATATAACCTCTGATATTGGAACTATTCGTTTGGCTGAGGTTTATTTAAATAAAGCTGAAGCGTTGGCTATGCAGGATCGGGACGAAGAAGCGGCTGCCGTATTGAAAGAATTGAGAGACAAACGATTTATAACGGGGACTAACCATGAGATTACAGAAACGGGCAAAGAATTGATTGATAAAATCCGTTGGGAACGTCGTTGGGAGCTTTGCTTCGAGGGGCATCGCTGGTTTGATTTGCGTCGTTATGCTGTTAGCCCGAAATACGCGGATAGTAAGGAAATCCGGCATGCATGCTATGAAAATGGAGGAAATAATACCGCGGTGCTTGCCGGTTATTACGTGTTGGGAACCTATGACGTGGATGCGGAAGCTTACGTGTTACCGATACCCAAGTATGCGATGGAATATAATGACGGCGTGATGGTAGATAATGTTAGAAAACCGAGAAATTTAAGTGAATAA